A stretch of Myxococcus hansupus DNA encodes these proteins:
- a CDS encoding TolC family protein, protein MRLRLTLALLVMTCSGCELIRPVVVKPPPTPGSYSTAVDLRIEPTPLSSAPEGGVPSPPPKEDVPAQPAERVTQDTVWWSAFADPALDAAIQECFGDNLVLREVRELIYENQLDPNVPQGWWYPLQVGILNPAGLSRVVANANLPPAPPTRAEYNLATVGFGVTYQVDLFGSLGAQRRAGMNFAEQQRQLTEGRIQDLAVRITQVWFDILEARALRDLTLRQIDYNKELLRLVRARFEQHLTPRLVVLQQEQLLVNLESQVPLIATRNALLNSELKALLGRVPTPADDIVPLDRQLPDLPPPPKLGTPGDLNVNTPEVRLAELRVAEIDHRINANLASWLPTIQLVGTVGALKVGLSEPALRESVVGVNLTWAMFDGRRVTEYMRLPIQLHRRHIQHQLALNTAIGRVQDAVVQEENEATSLRSLRAQVQLGRQLLDEARRIFEQGQSDYLTVLSALTNLVGLERASLQAQRLLLNHRVEVYRSLGGTWSRDVTLKRE, encoded by the coding sequence TCTGCGCATCGAGCCGACCCCACTGTCCAGCGCACCCGAGGGCGGGGTTCCAAGCCCGCCGCCGAAGGAGGACGTGCCCGCGCAGCCCGCCGAGCGTGTCACCCAGGACACGGTCTGGTGGTCGGCGTTCGCCGATCCAGCGCTCGATGCGGCCATCCAGGAGTGCTTCGGCGACAACCTGGTCCTGCGCGAAGTGCGGGAGCTGATCTACGAGAACCAGCTCGACCCCAACGTGCCGCAAGGTTGGTGGTACCCGCTCCAGGTCGGCATCCTGAACCCGGCGGGGCTGAGTCGTGTCGTTGCCAACGCCAACCTTCCGCCCGCGCCGCCAACCCGGGCCGAGTACAACCTCGCCACCGTCGGTTTCGGTGTGACGTACCAGGTCGACCTGTTTGGATCCCTCGGTGCGCAGCGGCGCGCGGGAATGAACTTCGCCGAGCAGCAGCGGCAGCTCACCGAGGGCCGCATCCAGGACCTCGCGGTGCGGATCACCCAGGTCTGGTTCGACATCCTCGAGGCCCGCGCGCTCCGGGACCTCACGCTGCGGCAGATCGACTACAACAAGGAACTGCTCCGGCTGGTTCGAGCACGGTTCGAGCAGCACCTCACGCCCCGGCTCGTGGTGCTGCAGCAGGAGCAGTTGCTGGTGAACCTCGAATCGCAGGTGCCGCTGATCGCCACCCGGAACGCGCTCTTGAATTCGGAGCTGAAGGCGCTGCTGGGCAGGGTACCCACCCCCGCCGACGACATCGTTCCACTCGATCGACAGCTTCCCGATCTCCCGCCCCCACCGAAACTCGGAACGCCGGGCGACCTCAACGTGAACACGCCCGAGGTGCGGCTCGCGGAGCTGCGCGTCGCCGAGATCGATCACCGCATCAACGCGAACCTGGCGAGCTGGCTTCCGACGATTCAACTGGTGGGCACCGTGGGCGCTTTGAAGGTCGGCCTCTCGGAGCCGGCCCTGCGCGAGTCCGTCGTCGGGGTGAACCTGACCTGGGCCATGTTCGATGGAAGGCGCGTCACCGAATACATGCGACTGCCGATCCAGCTCCATCGTCGCCATATCCAACACCAGCTCGCGCTGAACACCGCGATTGGACGGGTGCAGGATGCCGTGGTCCAGGAGGAGAACGAGGCGACGAGCCTGCGCAGCCTGCGTGCGCAGGTCCAGCTCGGGCGGCAGCTCCTGGACGAGGCGAGGCGAATCTTCGAGCAGGGGCAATCAGACTATCTGACGGTGCTCTCCGCCCTGACGAATCTGGTCGGGCTCGAGCGCGCGAGTCTTCAGGCGCAACGGCTGCTGCTCAACCATCGCGTCGAGGTCTATCGCTCGCTCGGCGGCACCTGGTCGCGCGATGTCACACTGAAGCGGGAGTGA
- a CDS encoding phosphotransferase enzyme family protein, with protein sequence MHPELVRRFHEPIRDEAARRYGLSPEQLTELTAFENFVYEAENDDGEGLILRISHSTRRTIDYTLGEVEFVRYLAAARIPIASPVLSDSGQFVERIEDREPGGYFVATAFERAPGIVFDDAPPLKERYWKPPLFRDLGRLFARLHNRAQSYAPSSPKLKRQEWHEYDVVDINRFAPPEETLVRERTAAIIARLNQLPRTPESYGLIHADLHMHNFCFAEGKVTAFDFDNCEYAWFVKDIAVLLFYIARGEEREARDAAVAAFLGPFLEGYRELRRMDREWLAAVPDLLALQRSMNYALFHQYRDPAVLDESTLDRWGRFRRDIEADTPVLQLDFTSF encoded by the coding sequence ATGCACCCAGAGCTCGTCCGCCGCTTCCACGAACCGATTCGCGATGAGGCCGCGCGCCGGTATGGCCTGTCGCCCGAGCAGCTCACCGAGCTCACGGCCTTCGAGAACTTCGTCTACGAGGCGGAGAACGACGACGGCGAGGGCCTCATCTTGCGCATCTCGCACAGTACGCGGCGAACGATCGACTACACGCTGGGGGAGGTCGAGTTCGTTCGCTATCTGGCGGCCGCGCGCATTCCCATCGCCTCGCCGGTCCTCTCCGATTCGGGGCAGTTCGTGGAGCGGATTGAAGACCGCGAGCCCGGCGGCTACTTCGTCGCCACCGCGTTCGAGCGCGCGCCGGGCATCGTCTTCGACGACGCGCCTCCGCTCAAGGAGCGCTACTGGAAGCCGCCCCTGTTCCGCGACCTGGGCCGGCTGTTCGCGCGGCTCCACAACCGCGCGCAGAGCTACGCGCCTTCGAGCCCCAAGCTCAAGCGACAGGAATGGCATGAGTACGACGTGGTCGACATCAATCGGTTCGCGCCTCCCGAGGAGACGCTCGTTCGTGAGCGCACCGCGGCGATCATCGCGCGATTGAACCAGCTACCGCGAACACCGGAGAGCTACGGGCTGATCCACGCCGATCTCCACATGCACAACTTCTGCTTCGCCGAAGGGAAGGTCACCGCGTTCGACTTCGACAACTGCGAGTACGCGTGGTTCGTCAAGGACATCGCGGTGCTCCTCTTCTACATCGCGCGAGGCGAGGAGAGAGAGGCGCGCGACGCAGCGGTTGCTGCGTTCCTGGGGCCGTTCCTCGAAGGGTATCGGGAACTCCGACGGATGGATCGTGAGTGGCTCGCGGCCGTGCCGGACCTGCTCGCGCTCCAGCGTTCGATGAACTACGCGCTGTTCCACCAGTATCGTGAC